The following proteins are encoded in a genomic region of Dokdonia donghaensis DSW-1:
- a CDS encoding ABC-F family ATP-binding cassette domain-containing protein — MLNIHNLSVSFQGEYLFEEITFRLNNGDRVGLVGKNGAGKSTMLRIISGEQQYDTGSIAIEKEISIGFLKQDIDFIEGRTVLEESYEAFKEIKKLESQLAHINEQLATRTDYESESYNQLMIDINDVQHQYEVHGGYSYKGETERILQGLGFKREDFDKLTDTFSGGWRMRIELAKLLLQNHDILLLDEPTNHLDIESIIWLESFLRGYTGAVVIVSHDKMFLDNVTNRTIEISLGRIYDYPKPYTQYLVLRSEIREQQLASQKNQQKQIEQTEKLIEKFRAKASKATMAQSLIKKLDKIDRIEVDEDDNSVMTLKFPVSVTPGKVVVEAEEVAKSYGDKNVLQGIDLLVERDTKTAFVGQNGQGKSTLAKIIVGELEHQGKVKLGHNVQIGYFAQNQAEYLDGSKTVEETMIDAADEKTRPRVRDILGSFLFRGEEVDKYVRVLSGGERNRLALAKLMLQPFNVLVMDEPTNHLDIKSKNVLKDSLKQFEGTLIVVSHDRDFLQGLTDRVYEFKDHRIREYLGDIDYYLEQREVANLREVEKRDVIKKEAPVKSTKKSYEDQKKLKSLNNRLSKVESNINKIEREIKELDVALATNYDETVADPSFFDIYNGKKKKLDGFMEDWEKITEELDALN, encoded by the coding sequence ATGCTTAATATTCACAACCTTTCTGTCTCTTTTCAAGGCGAATATTTGTTTGAAGAAATCACCTTTAGACTTAATAATGGTGATCGAGTAGGGCTTGTGGGTAAAAACGGTGCTGGTAAGTCTACAATGCTGCGTATCATTTCTGGCGAGCAGCAGTATGATACGGGATCTATAGCTATTGAGAAGGAGATAAGCATAGGTTTCTTAAAGCAAGATATTGATTTTATAGAAGGCCGCACGGTGCTTGAGGAGTCTTATGAGGCTTTTAAAGAAATTAAAAAACTAGAGAGTCAACTTGCTCATATTAATGAGCAACTAGCGACACGTACAGACTACGAGAGTGAGAGCTATAACCAGCTTATGATAGATATAAACGACGTGCAACACCAGTATGAAGTACACGGCGGTTATAGTTATAAAGGTGAGACAGAACGTATATTACAAGGTCTAGGTTTTAAGCGTGAAGATTTTGATAAGCTTACAGATACCTTTTCTGGAGGGTGGCGTATGCGTATTGAGCTAGCTAAACTTTTACTACAAAATCACGATATACTACTGCTGGATGAGCCAACAAACCACTTAGATATAGAGTCTATTATATGGCTTGAGAGTTTCTTGCGAGGGTATACTGGAGCTGTAGTGATTGTATCTCACGATAAAATGTTTCTCGACAATGTGACTAACCGTACTATAGAGATTTCGCTAGGTCGCATTTATGATTACCCGAAGCCGTATACGCAGTACCTTGTGCTTCGTTCGGAAATAAGGGAGCAGCAACTGGCTTCACAAAAAAACCAGCAGAAGCAAATTGAGCAGACAGAAAAGCTTATTGAAAAGTTTAGAGCAAAAGCCTCAAAGGCTACAATGGCGCAGTCACTCATAAAAAAGTTAGATAAGATAGACCGCATTGAGGTAGATGAAGATGATAATAGTGTGATGACGCTTAAATTTCCTGTATCTGTCACACCTGGTAAGGTTGTGGTAGAGGCAGAGGAGGTTGCAAAAAGCTATGGAGATAAAAACGTTTTACAAGGTATAGACTTGCTGGTAGAGCGTGATACTAAAACCGCCTTTGTAGGGCAAAATGGTCAAGGTAAATCTACGCTGGCAAAAATTATAGTAGGAGAGCTCGAGCACCAAGGGAAGGTGAAGCTAGGGCATAATGTACAAATAGGTTATTTTGCTCAAAACCAAGCCGAATACCTTGACGGGTCAAAAACTGTGGAGGAAACGATGATAGATGCCGCAGATGAGAAAACAAGACCACGTGTGCGAGACATATTAGGCTCTTTTCTCTTTAGGGGAGAGGAGGTAGATAAGTATGTGCGTGTACTCTCTGGAGGTGAGCGCAACAGGCTAGCCCTTGCTAAGCTTATGCTGCAGCCCTTTAACGTGCTTGTGATGGATGAGCCTACAAATCACCTAGACATAAAATCAAAAAATGTACTTAAAGATAGTCTCAAACAGTTTGAAGGGACTCTTATAGTCGTATCTCACGACCGTGATTTTCTACAAGGTCTCACAGATAGAGTATATGAGTTTAAGGATCATCGCATAAGAGAGTATCTGGGAGACATAGATTACTATCTAGAACAGCGAGAGGTTGCAAACTTGAGAGAGGTAGAAAAGCGAGATGTTATAAAAAAAGAAGCACCAGTAAAGAGCACAAAAAAATCTTACGAAGATCAAAAAAAGCTCAAGTCTCTTAATAATAGACTAAGTAAGGTAGAGTCTAATATTAATAAAATAGAACGCGAGATCAAGGAGCTAGACGTTGCCCTGGCGACTAATTATGATGAGACAGTTGCAGACCCAAGTTTTTTTGACATTTACAATGGCAAGAAAAAGAAGCTAGACGGCTTTATGGAAGACTGGGAGAAAATCACAGAAGAGCTCGATGCGTTAAACTAG
- a CDS encoding DUF983 domain-containing protein — protein MGILKGTKLNSILTGKCPVCQNESMYKNSNPYILSETLKMHERCSHCGTKYKIEPSFFYGAMYVSYPVGIAFATAAFVITYFFFEATLVNTFIAIVGTMVVFMPVIMRLARNIWINFFMKYDPSKDQLVSK, from the coding sequence ATGGGAATTCTAAAAGGCACAAAACTCAACAGCATTCTTACTGGTAAATGTCCCGTTTGCCAGAACGAGTCTATGTATAAAAACTCAAATCCTTACATCTTATCTGAGACGCTCAAAATGCACGAGCGTTGCTCTCACTGCGGCACAAAATATAAGATAGAACCTTCTTTCTTTTATGGAGCAATGTATGTAAGCTATCCCGTAGGCATAGCATTTGCCACAGCCGCTTTTGTAATCACCTATTTCTTTTTTGAAGCTACGCTAGTAAATACATTTATCGCCATAGTAGGTACAATGGTCGTTTTTATGCCAGTTATTATGCGACTAGCACGCAACATATGGATTAACTTTTTTATGAAATATGACCCGAGTAAAGATCAACTGGTAAGTAAGTAA
- a CDS encoding NAD(P)/FAD-dependent oxidoreductase produces MSKVDYIIVGLGLAGIAFCEQCLAAGKTFMVFDKGVEGASRVAAGLYNPVILKRYSLPWKAVSQFDLAIPYFKKLEEKLDTQFMYPMPVRKVFHSIEDQNNWFAASDKQGLERFVKTPLVKADSEFIDAPYNYGEVAETGRIAITTLQEHYEKYLEEMSAFAKAEFNYAQLTLTDAGVQYQGYEATHIVFAEGYGIKQNPYFNRLPLVGNKGEYIIIKAPKLKLTAAIKTSFFVVPLGEDLYKVGATYNWTDKDWESTQVAREELESKFAALVNTPYEVVSQEAGIRPTTGDRRPLLGVHPTYKQLAVLNGLGTRGIMAGPLLAHYLFEFIEKNIPLTEEVDIMRFPKKLEI; encoded by the coding sequence GTGAGTAAAGTAGATTATATAATAGTAGGTCTAGGTCTTGCTGGTATTGCTTTTTGTGAGCAATGTCTAGCCGCAGGTAAGACTTTTATGGTGTTTGATAAGGGCGTAGAAGGTGCTAGTAGGGTAGCTGCCGGTCTTTATAATCCTGTAATTTTAAAACGATACTCCCTCCCTTGGAAAGCTGTATCGCAGTTTGATCTAGCGATTCCGTATTTTAAAAAACTTGAGGAAAAGCTAGATACTCAGTTTATGTACCCTATGCCCGTGAGGAAGGTGTTTCACTCTATAGAAGATCAAAATAATTGGTTTGCTGCTAGTGATAAGCAGGGGCTCGAGCGTTTTGTAAAAACGCCTCTTGTAAAGGCAGACAGTGAGTTTATAGATGCACCATATAACTATGGAGAAGTTGCAGAGACAGGGCGTATAGCCATTACCACATTGCAAGAGCACTATGAAAAATATCTAGAAGAGATGTCCGCTTTCGCGAAAGCGGAATTCAACTACGCACAGCTCACACTTACAGATGCCGGAGTACAGTATCAAGGTTATGAAGCGACCCACATAGTCTTTGCCGAAGGATATGGTATCAAGCAGAATCCCTATTTTAACAGATTGCCACTCGTAGGTAACAAGGGGGAGTACATCATCATAAAGGCACCAAAATTAAAGCTAACCGCCGCTATCAAAACATCATTTTTTGTAGTACCACTAGGTGAGGATTTATACAAAGTAGGAGCAACGTATAACTGGACAGATAAGGACTGGGAAAGCACGCAGGTAGCCCGCGAGGAGTTAGAGTCTAAGTTTGCTGCTTTAGTAAATACACCATATGAGGTGGTAAGTCAAGAGGCGGGTATACGCCCTACTACAGGAGACAGAAGGCCACTATTAGGAGTGCATCCTACATATAAACAGCTCGCTGTGCTCAATGGCTTAGGTACGCGCGGGATAATGGCGGGGCCACTGCTGGCACACTATCTATTTGAATTTATAGAAAAGAATATTCCGCTTACTGAGGAGGTTGATATAATGAGATTTCCCAAAAAACTGGAGATCTAG
- the gldN gene encoding gliding motility protein GldN produces the protein MSLKRLIFVALGLLMTVPAFAQGNILNAKTPDEMFEVTEEQKAKDNDKPLPYGYVEKRDVLWAKNTWEVIDLDERVNFPLYYPIDTVNMGSDRRSLFDVLVKNIKNGKIDAIYRDSYFTEKIQLEDLSAAMVKIDTSDEGYDQFNAGEPISDYNIERTEITSYDINAYHVRGYWYIDKRQGELKYRLLGIAPVSGDVNFLDDASAADIELFWVWFPGAREVLHNAKAFNRKNTSLPISFDHLLNSRRFNATIYQEDNVQGDRKVKEYISDNAMMQLLESNRIKENIRNIEQDLWNY, from the coding sequence ATGAGTCTTAAACGTTTAATTTTTGTTGCACTAGGTCTTTTAATGACTGTACCAGCGTTTGCACAAGGTAACATCCTTAACGCAAAAACGCCAGACGAGATGTTTGAAGTAACCGAAGAGCAAAAAGCAAAAGATAATGACAAACCATTACCATACGGTTACGTTGAAAAACGTGATGTACTATGGGCAAAAAATACGTGGGAAGTTATTGATCTTGATGAGCGCGTTAACTTTCCTCTATATTACCCTATTGATACGGTAAATATGGGGTCAGATCGTCGTTCACTTTTTGATGTTCTTGTAAAGAATATTAAAAATGGTAAGATAGACGCTATCTATAGAGATTCATATTTTACAGAAAAGATACAGTTAGAAGACCTTTCTGCTGCAATGGTAAAGATCGATACTTCAGATGAGGGGTACGATCAGTTTAACGCAGGGGAGCCTATTTCAGATTATAACATCGAGCGTACAGAGATTACATCTTATGACATTAACGCATATCACGTACGAGGGTACTGGTATATAGATAAGCGTCAAGGTGAGTTAAAGTACCGTCTGTTAGGTATTGCTCCAGTGTCTGGTGATGTAAACTTTTTAGATGATGCAAGTGCGGCAGATATCGAGCTTTTCTGGGTATGGTTCCCAGGGGCGAGAGAAGTGCTTCACAATGCAAAAGCTTTTAACCGTAAAAACACATCTTTACCTATTTCATTTGATCATCTTCTTAACAGTAGGCGCTTTAACGCCACAATTTATCAAGAAGATAATGTGCAAGGAGACCGCAAGGTTAAGGAGTACATAAGTGACAATGCAATGATGCAGTTACTTGAGTCTAATCGTATAAAAGAAAATATACGCAACATAGAGCAAGACCTTTGGAATTATTAA
- the gldM gene encoding gliding motility protein GldM, whose protein sequence is MAGGKQSPRQKMINLMYLVFIAMLALNMSKEVLSAFGSINEKFDRSNTTFETKNNLALADLSKKANENEEFKAAAATAQSAKQLGDTYFAYLASEKDALLAEVEDKTDYESMDKSNFLDERFYKGGKITPEGQTFLDEMAKYRDGMVKLAGDNKALVAQINEDFSTSDIVDGEGVKKDYISYNFVGFPSVSSLTKMSQLQNDIKVVENELLTKLLSGNLKELASLDNYETVMTTSKGAYYTGSTFDGVLSLGRVDASTKPSRVELKLDGRAIPSDKISYDGGKLVLGVNTGGVGDHKITGTLFYPQDGKEIEVAVEQAFTTINKPNSATIAADKMNVVYRGVDNPMTISFAGVADNAVTASGAGLSKRSGSKYNMKPSQGREVTINVTAKLPDGGGTVSDKAVFRIKDIPRPVGALGGDDGGNLKKPRNTVSAAPINAVLPDFDFDLNLKVNSFKFRAGDQATVAVQGNRLNAAAKSALKRAKRGSSVQIFDIKASIPGNSIRLKTVSPIIIELSN, encoded by the coding sequence ATGGCAGGAGGAAAACAAAGCCCAAGGCAGAAGATGATTAACCTGATGTATCTAGTGTTTATAGCAATGCTAGCACTTAATATGTCTAAGGAGGTACTATCGGCTTTTGGGTCGATAAACGAAAAATTTGATCGTTCTAATACTACGTTTGAAACTAAGAATAATCTAGCACTAGCAGATCTTTCTAAGAAGGCAAACGAAAATGAAGAGTTCAAAGCAGCTGCAGCAACAGCGCAGTCTGCAAAGCAACTAGGAGATACATACTTTGCTTATCTAGCTTCAGAGAAAGATGCGCTACTTGCAGAAGTAGAAGATAAGACAGATTATGAATCAATGGATAAGTCTAACTTTCTAGATGAGCGCTTTTATAAAGGAGGAAAGATCACACCAGAAGGGCAAACTTTTCTTGATGAGATGGCAAAGTACCGTGACGGTATGGTAAAGCTTGCAGGTGACAATAAAGCGCTAGTTGCTCAAATCAATGAAGATTTTAGTACGAGTGATATTGTAGATGGAGAAGGAGTAAAGAAGGATTATATATCATATAATTTTGTAGGTTTCCCTTCAGTATCTTCATTAACTAAGATGTCTCAATTGCAAAATGATATCAAGGTTGTTGAAAACGAGCTTTTAACAAAGCTACTTTCTGGTAATCTTAAAGAACTGGCTTCTTTAGATAACTATGAGACAGTAATGACTACTTCAAAAGGAGCTTATTACACAGGATCAACTTTTGATGGTGTGCTTTCTTTAGGTCGTGTAGATGCTTCTACAAAACCTTCTAGAGTTGAGCTTAAGCTTGATGGAAGAGCAATACCTTCAGATAAGATTTCTTATGATGGTGGTAAACTAGTATTAGGAGTAAATACTGGTGGAGTAGGAGATCACAAAATCACAGGTACATTATTTTACCCACAAGACGGTAAAGAAATAGAGGTTGCTGTAGAGCAGGCTTTTACAACAATAAATAAACCTAACTCTGCAACTATCGCTGCAGATAAGATGAATGTTGTATACCGTGGTGTAGATAACCCTATGACCATATCATTTGCTGGTGTGGCAGATAATGCTGTTACAGCATCTGGAGCAGGTCTTTCTAAAAGATCAGGAAGTAAGTACAATATGAAACCTTCTCAAGGTAGAGAGGTGACAATTAATGTGACTGCAAAGCTGCCAGACGGCGGTGGTACAGTTTCTGATAAAGCTGTTTTCCGTATTAAAGATATCCCACGTCCAGTAGGAGCTTTAGGAGGAGATGACGGTGGTAACCTTAAGAAACCTCGTAACACAGTATCTGCAGCTCCTATTAATGCTGTTTTACCAGACTTTGATTTTGACTTAAATCTTAAAGTTAATAGCTTTAAGTTTAGAGCAGGTGATCAGGCCACGGTAGCTGTACAAGGTAATAGACTTAATGCAGCGGCGAAGTCTGCACTTAAAAGAGCAAAAAGAGGTTCGTCAGTACAGATATTTGATATTAAAGCAAGTATACCAGGTAACTCTATAAGATTGAAGACCGTGTCTCCTATCATTATTGAGCTATCAAACTAA
- the gldL gene encoding gliding motility protein GldL, with protein MAKSKTGKKLMNMVYGLGAAVVIIGALFKIMHWPFGNEMLIVGLVTEAIVFAISAFEPVDDELDWALVYPELAGGAGGSKKKAAAPVDAEVQLSKKLDDMLKEAKIDGELMSSLGNSIRNFEGAAKGIAPTTDAMASTKKYSEEMALAAAQMESLNSLYKVQVESSSRQAEINEQVTANAGKLKEQMESLATNLSSLNGVYGGMLSAMNKN; from the coding sequence ATGGCAAAATCTAAAACTGGAAAGAAATTAATGAATATGGTCTACGGACTAGGAGCAGCAGTTGTAATTATTGGTGCTTTATTTAAAATTATGCACTGGCCTTTTGGAAACGAGATGCTTATTGTAGGTCTTGTTACAGAGGCAATAGTATTCGCAATTTCTGCATTTGAACCAGTAGATGACGAACTTGATTGGGCTCTAGTATATCCAGAACTAGCAGGCGGAGCAGGTGGATCTAAGAAAAAAGCTGCAGCTCCTGTAGATGCAGAAGTACAATTATCTAAAAAACTAGACGATATGCTTAAAGAGGCAAAAATTGACGGTGAGTTGATGAGCAGCTTAGGAAATAGCATTCGTAATTTTGAAGGTGCAGCAAAAGGAATTGCTCCTACTACAGATGCAATGGCCTCGACAAAAAAATACTCTGAAGAGATGGCACTTGCTGCTGCTCAAATGGAATCTTTAAATAGCCTTTATAAGGTGCAGGTTGAGTCTTCTAGCCGTCAGGCAGAAATCAATGAGCAAGTGACTGCAAATGCAGGAAAACTCAAAGAGCAAATGGAAAGTCTTGCAACAAACCTTTCTTCACTGAATGGTGTTTATGGAGGAATGCTTTCTGCTATGAATAAAAACTAA
- the gldK gene encoding gliding motility lipoprotein GldK, with protein sequence MKKYIAFIAIVALLSSCGKGDRGELVGAKGKRWNPEKPFGMTLVSGGAYIMGKSDDDFAAVNDAPTKTVTVRSFYMDETEITNAEYRQFVEWVKDSTVRTKLAILADELGETPGSGGIGDFAFNDADPANMTPYEQYMYDNYYGLGETGFEGRKLNKDIDIIWDTDQYPDEYYAEVMDTMYIPLEEAYNGQRTIDVDKLNFRYTYLDIQAAAKKNGGRRKDHIKTEVVPVYPDTTVWIKDFAYSYNEPMHNDYFWHDAYGEYPVVGVTWMQAKAFCEWRTMYKNSYQKSKKRQFVNRFRLPGEAEWEYAARGGLESGDYPWGGPYAKNDRGCFLANFKPLRGDYGADQALYTVEADAYEPNDYNLYNMAGNVSEWVASSYDPASYEYMSTINPNVNDKDNRRKVIRGGSWKDVAYFLQVSSRDYEYQDSARSYIGFRTVQDFMGIDEKINLRKPKK encoded by the coding sequence ATGAAAAAGTATATTGCATTTATTGCGATAGTAGCTTTGCTGTCTAGTTGTGGCAAAGGCGATCGTGGAGAACTCGTTGGTGCCAAAGGCAAGCGATGGAATCCCGAAAAACCATTTGGTATGACTCTCGTTTCTGGAGGGGCATATATAATGGGTAAAAGTGATGATGACTTTGCTGCGGTAAATGATGCTCCTACTAAAACTGTTACGGTTCGTTCTTTTTATATGGATGAAACAGAAATCACAAACGCCGAATATAGACAGTTTGTAGAGTGGGTAAAAGATTCTACTGTACGTACTAAACTTGCTATACTGGCAGATGAGCTAGGGGAAACTCCAGGAAGTGGTGGTATAGGTGACTTTGCATTTAATGATGCAGATCCTGCAAATATGACTCCGTACGAGCAATATATGTACGATAACTATTATGGCTTAGGTGAGACTGGATTTGAAGGACGTAAACTTAATAAGGATATAGATATCATATGGGATACAGACCAGTATCCAGATGAGTACTATGCAGAGGTGATGGATACAATGTACATCCCACTAGAAGAAGCTTATAATGGACAGCGCACCATAGACGTAGATAAGCTTAACTTCCGTTATACATATTTAGATATACAAGCTGCCGCAAAAAAGAACGGTGGCCGTCGTAAAGATCATATTAAGACAGAGGTGGTTCCGGTTTACCCTGATACGACTGTATGGATTAAGGATTTTGCATACTCGTATAATGAGCCTATGCATAATGATTACTTCTGGCACGATGCTTATGGTGAGTACCCTGTTGTAGGTGTTACCTGGATGCAAGCAAAAGCTTTTTGTGAGTGGAGAACAATGTATAAGAATTCTTACCAAAAATCAAAAAAGAGACAATTTGTAAATCGTTTTAGACTTCCAGGTGAAGCAGAGTGGGAATATGCTGCTCGTGGCGGACTGGAAAGTGGTGATTACCCTTGGGGTGGGCCGTATGCAAAAAACGATAGAGGATGTTTCCTTGCAAACTTTAAACCTTTAAGAGGAGATTATGGTGCAGACCAAGCATTATATACTGTAGAAGCAGATGCTTACGAACCTAACGACTATAACCTGTACAATATGGCAGGTAACGTGTCTGAGTGGGTAGCTTCTTCTTATGATCCAGCTTCTTATGAATATATGTCTACTATTAACCCTAACGTAAACGATAAGGATAACCGTCGTAAAGTTATACGTGGTGGTTCTTGGAAAGACGTTGCTTACTTCCTACAGGTAAGCTCACGTGATTATGAGTATCAAGACTCTGCACGTAGTTATATCGGTTTTAGAACCGTACAGGATTTTATGGGAATTGATGAGAAAATCAACCTTAGAAAACCGAAGAAATAA
- a CDS encoding formimidoylglutamase, whose protein sequence is MAFEVLLPIPDLALAHIQLQHHQSLGNNIRLHSEQEGLPELEGVRIAIVCLREKRRDPNNLSDGLSFTEVRRTFYELFPGNWHTTIADLGDIDAGASVDDTYFAIRTLNESLFKKDIIPIYIGGSQDLVYPIYRSYDKLDQMVNIVNVDSRFDLGDASQPINNKSYVGKIIVTEPYNLFNYSNIGYQTYFNPQEEIDLMDKLYFDSYRLGNVSAAMNITEPVMRDADLVAIDLNAIRSSELSTRHNKMPNGFDGKEICTIARYAGISDRVSSFGIFEYHNDVQEEKAAMLVAQMMWYFIEGVNFRASENMDIEKGNFLTYQVPIEDEVLTFYKSEKTARWWIEIPFIMGLNNKLKRHTLLPCTYQDYLDACNQNIPERWFKARKKNEV, encoded by the coding sequence ATGGCATTTGAGGTGCTCCTCCCTATTCCAGATCTTGCGCTTGCACATATACAGCTGCAGCATCACCAGTCACTAGGTAATAACATAAGGCTGCACAGCGAGCAAGAAGGACTGCCAGAATTAGAAGGGGTACGCATAGCTATAGTTTGCTTACGCGAAAAAAGAAGAGACCCCAATAATCTTTCAGACGGGCTCTCTTTTACCGAAGTGCGCCGAACATTTTATGAACTGTTTCCCGGAAACTGGCACACTACCATTGCAGATCTAGGAGATATAGACGCTGGTGCATCTGTAGATGATACATACTTTGCCATACGCACTCTCAACGAGTCTTTGTTTAAAAAAGATATCATACCTATTTATATAGGAGGAAGTCAAGATCTTGTGTATCCTATTTATCGTTCTTACGATAAGCTAGATCAAATGGTTAATATCGTTAATGTTGATAGTCGTTTTGACCTAGGAGACGCAAGTCAGCCTATAAACAACAAGTCTTACGTAGGTAAAATCATAGTCACAGAGCCTTATAATTTATTTAATTACTCAAATATTGGGTATCAAACTTATTTTAATCCTCAAGAGGAAATAGATTTGATGGATAAGTTGTATTTTGACTCCTATAGACTAGGTAATGTTTCGGCAGCGATGAATATTACAGAGCCTGTTATGCGTGATGCAGATCTTGTTGCTATAGATCTTAATGCGATACGTAGTAGTGAGTTGAGTACTAGGCATAATAAAATGCCTAATGGTTTTGATGGGAAAGAGATTTGTACCATTGCAAGATATGCAGGGATTAGTGACCGTGTAAGTTCTTTTGGGATTTTTGAATACCACAATGATGTCCAAGAAGAAAAGGCTGCTATGCTAGTTGCACAGATGATGTGGTACTTTATTGAGGGTGTGAATTTTCGCGCAAGCGAAAATATGGATATAGAAAAAGGTAATTTTCTTACCTACCAAGTACCCATTGAAGATGAGGTGCTTACATTTTATAAGAGTGAAAAAACAGCTCGCTGGTGGATTGAAATTCCATTTATTATGGGCTTGAATAATAAATTAAAAAGGCACACGTTATTACCTTGCACGTACCAAGATTATCTGGATGCTTGTAACCAAAATATCCCCGAAAGATGGTTTAAAGCGAGAAAGAAAAACGAGGTTTGA